One genomic segment of Paenibacillus durus includes these proteins:
- a CDS encoding NAD(P)H-binding protein produces MDKKAVVLGATGLVGKAVTEELLHGAWKEVRTLVRRPLDIRHDRLKQHVIDWEQLERYGGLFEGADAVFCCLGTTIKQAGSQKNFERVDLEYPMQAAKLAREAGAGQFLAVSSMGANPHSRNFYSRTKGRMEEGLSRAGFPGLHLFRPSLLLGEREEYRRGERIASWLMTKLEFLLAGKAAKYRAIKGEAVARAMVHIAAADPKGMHIYPNDVIQVLGRDFAADSEQVRGDTECLQ; encoded by the coding sequence ATGGACAAAAAGGCAGTGGTGCTTGGCGCCACCGGGCTTGTAGGAAAGGCGGTGACGGAGGAGCTTCTGCACGGAGCTTGGAAGGAAGTGAGGACGCTTGTGCGCAGACCGCTTGATATCCGTCATGATAGGCTGAAGCAGCATGTGATCGATTGGGAGCAGCTGGAGCGGTACGGAGGGTTGTTCGAAGGAGCGGACGCCGTGTTCTGCTGCCTCGGGACGACAATTAAACAGGCCGGATCGCAGAAAAATTTCGAGCGCGTCGATCTGGAATATCCTATGCAGGCCGCAAAGCTTGCCAGGGAAGCCGGAGCGGGGCAATTCTTAGCGGTATCCTCCATGGGGGCCAATCCGCATTCGCGCAATTTTTACAGCCGGACCAAAGGCCGGATGGAAGAGGGCTTAAGCCGCGCGGGCTTTCCGGGGCTGCATCTGTTCCGCCCGTCTCTCCTGCTGGGAGAGAGGGAGGAGTACAGGCGGGGAGAGCGCATCGCCTCCTGGCTCATGACGAAGCTGGAGTTCTTGCTGGCCGGTAAAGCCGCAAAATACCGCGCCATCAAGGGAGAGGCCGTCGCACGGGCCATGGTCCATATTGCGGCGGCTGATCCGAAGGGGATGCATATCTACCCGAATGATGTTATTCAAGTGCTTGGAAGGGACTTTGCTGCGGATTCCGAACAGGTCCGGGGCGATACGGAATGTTTGCAATAA
- a CDS encoding RidA family protein, which translates to MSKKQVATSKAPGAIGPYSQAITAGNWVYTSGQLGLDPATGELAGDVQAQARQSLANVQAILEEAGTSLDLVVKTTVFLKDMNDFAAVNEVYSSFFKEPYPARSAVEVARLPKDGLVEIEVVARRK; encoded by the coding sequence ATGAGCAAAAAACAGGTAGCCACGTCTAAAGCACCGGGGGCCATCGGTCCGTACAGCCAGGCCATTACCGCCGGGAATTGGGTATACACCTCCGGCCAACTGGGACTTGACCCAGCCACGGGCGAGCTGGCGGGAGATGTACAGGCTCAGGCGCGCCAGTCGCTGGCGAACGTACAGGCCATTCTGGAAGAGGCGGGAACTTCCCTGGACCTCGTAGTGAAGACGACGGTATTCCTGAAGGATATGAATGATTTTGCGGCCGTGAACGAGGTGTACAGCTCTTTCTTTAAAGAGCCGTATCCGGCGCGCAGCGCGGTCGAGGTCGCCCGTCTGCCCAAAGACGGACTCGTGGAGATCGAAGTGGTGGCGCGCAGAAAATAA
- a CDS encoding TetR/AcrR family transcriptional regulator: protein MNRSDHIINVANRLILEKGYSAFSYADVAAEIGIQKASIHYHFPSKANLVQNVVGRYRQEVRANLSKLDSLTNDPREKLEQYLSYWEASLQSKATDICLCAQLASEIPILPEEVTREIRGHFRDITDWLVRLLRDAAAENRFAGGEAPINEMAHSILASIHGGLLASRAFNDARQFSMVKNRLMSLINGKTTVAK from the coding sequence ATGAACCGATCCGATCATATAATAAACGTGGCAAACCGCCTGATACTGGAGAAAGGGTACAGTGCTTTCAGCTATGCGGATGTAGCTGCTGAGATCGGTATCCAGAAGGCGAGCATTCATTACCACTTCCCCTCCAAAGCCAATCTGGTGCAAAATGTGGTGGGCAGATACCGGCAGGAAGTTCGGGCAAATCTGTCGAAGCTCGATTCTCTGACCAATGATCCGCGGGAGAAGCTTGAACAGTACTTGTCTTATTGGGAGGCGTCTTTGCAAAGCAAGGCTACAGATATTTGCCTTTGTGCGCAGCTTGCCTCCGAGATTCCGATTCTGCCTGAAGAGGTTACCCGCGAGATTCGGGGTCATTTCCGGGATATAACGGATTGGCTGGTACGGCTGCTGCGAGACGCGGCTGCGGAGAACCGATTCGCCGGCGGGGAAGCTCCCATTAATGAAATGGCTCATTCCATTCTGGCTAGTATACACGGGGGGCTGCTGGCTTCAAGGGCATTTAACGATGCGCGGCAGTTCAGTATGGTGAAGAATCGCCTGATGTCACTGATTAATGGTAAGACAACTGTAGCGAAATGA
- a CDS encoding alpha/beta hydrolase: MKKPTIVFIHGAFVTPASFEPLMGYFKDRGFDVLAPAWPFHGQSVPELRDRPEAKLGKLGLENLIDYYAGIIRALPEKPIIIGHSFGGLLTQLMMDRGLGLAGIAINSASPKGVVAAAYPTTIRSISRILSKPWRKTFTMSLRDFKYAFVHTLGKAEQERAFREHVVPETTRIFFQGAAAPFASNSPFKVDFNNGKRGPLLMIAGELDRIVPAKAVHKNYGLYNQRSGAVTEYKEFPGRSHWIIAQPGWEEVADFIEHWLKEQLPAEIG; encoded by the coding sequence ATGAAAAAACCGACGATCGTATTTATTCACGGAGCCTTTGTCACACCGGCAAGCTTTGAGCCGCTGATGGGGTATTTCAAGGACAGAGGTTTTGATGTATTGGCGCCGGCCTGGCCTTTTCACGGTCAGTCAGTACCCGAGCTGCGGGACCGTCCTGAAGCCAAACTAGGCAAGCTGGGGCTTGAGAATCTAATCGATTACTATGCCGGAATTATCCGGGCGCTGCCGGAGAAGCCGATTATTATCGGCCATTCCTTCGGCGGACTGCTGACGCAGCTGATGATGGACCGCGGGCTGGGGCTGGCGGGAATCGCGATTAATTCCGCCAGCCCCAAAGGCGTTGTCGCGGCTGCTTATCCGACCACGATACGATCAATCTCCCGCATTCTGTCCAAGCCTTGGCGTAAAACCTTCACGATGTCCCTCAGGGACTTTAAGTACGCCTTTGTCCATACGCTTGGCAAGGCCGAGCAGGAACGGGCTTTTCGGGAACATGTGGTGCCGGAGACGACGCGAATATTTTTTCAGGGAGCAGCCGCCCCGTTCGCTTCGAACAGCCCGTTCAAAGTGGACTTTAACAATGGCAAACGCGGACCGCTGCTGATGATAGCGGGAGAGCTTGACCGGATCGTTCCCGCCAAAGCGGTCCACAAAAACTACGGCCTCTACAATCAGCGGTCTGGAGCCGTAACGGAATACAAGGAATTTCCCGGCCGCAGCCACTGGATTATCGCGCAGCCGGGCTGGGAAGAGGTGGCGGACTTCATTGAACATTGGCTGAAGGAACAGCTGCCTGCTGAGATCGGATGA
- a CDS encoding DEAD/DEAH box helicase has translation MTKHLYAMWLGDVLFCFSGETSEPKVDAWTRVVKRLELGGRRPFAGAALRLAEVKYPVARNEGRTARRSLAGRMLEGLALSPKDAFELLLSWDEALCERQGIEPGGEMGYWAAAARFALELIATGGIAPGAAPPRTAGSRRRGGELAAETCWVPVCREPGQREAFLRFSASIPVLALGSPVMQGDEPASREEAGAAVLYSFLQAVISAEVKGVVAGMEQELLPFKANYRRGRSPLTELWWNSLLTGSRDIPVQGTPAEVTELLAEVNSAADNDIPRFGAAEEQSGQLGLGLRLEPPGEDGEIWRLSFWAEGREESGFWLPAASVWSSGEREFMLWGKRYKGIQEQLLAALGRAAELSPDISRALEFPAPTGVDLGPERLYYFLKETVQELTNRGITVQLPSRWSKEGRRRIGMRLKMRLPEMPSGSQPLALGMETLVSFRIEASLGDSSVSAEELSALLVAGVPFIKFRGEWIEVDPKEIRQVLRYMKRHESGEMSASDWMRLEAEEGEERLWKGMPVTGMETIGLLASLMRGDAARSLPARPVPLELKGTLRPYQERGYQWLSAMSELGFGVCLADDMGLGKTVQVIACLLGRETAADGEAAAGRNPALILCPTSLLGNWQRELLRFSPSLSVYIHHGSRRLRGEDFREQAAGHDIVLTSYHLAGRDSEDLASVSWSSVVLDEAQYIKNYRTKQAQSVMRLTSPHRVAMTGTPVENRLGELWSIFHFLNPGYLGTYHSFRERYGSGEGADRLRELHRLVSPFLLRRLKSDPDISKDLPEKLELKNYCTLTEHQALLYQSVVNDMLDTLGGSSGMARRGLVLSSLTKLKQICDHPQLFRKEEVRQGRHDQSGKMETMFEVLDSIAELGESALIFTQYVSMGELLVNRLAKRYGKMPLFLHGGVPKRDRDEMVRSFQEGEGTAFFVLSLKAGGVGLNLTRANHVVHYDRWWNPAVENQATDRAFRIGQHKNVQVHKLICQGTLEERIDELIERKKNLSEQVVGSGENWLTEMPDHELKELIELQNQDWM, from the coding sequence ATGACTAAGCATCTGTATGCAATGTGGTTAGGGGATGTTTTATTTTGCTTCTCCGGTGAGACTTCGGAACCCAAAGTAGATGCATGGACTCGCGTGGTCAAGCGGCTTGAGCTTGGCGGGCGTCGTCCTTTCGCGGGCGCGGCGCTTCGGTTGGCGGAAGTGAAATATCCCGTAGCCAGAAATGAAGGCAGGACGGCGCGGCGTTCGCTTGCCGGGAGAATGCTTGAAGGACTGGCCCTTTCTCCGAAAGACGCGTTTGAGCTGCTGCTGTCCTGGGACGAGGCGCTCTGCGAACGGCAGGGTATTGAGCCCGGGGGAGAGATGGGCTACTGGGCGGCTGCGGCCCGCTTTGCGCTTGAGCTGATCGCTACGGGAGGCATCGCTCCGGGCGCCGCGCCGCCGCGAACGGCCGGCTCGCGGCGGCGCGGCGGAGAGCTGGCGGCGGAGACCTGCTGGGTTCCCGTCTGCAGGGAGCCGGGTCAGCGGGAAGCCTTCCTGCGGTTCTCCGCCTCCATACCGGTGCTGGCGCTTGGTTCGCCAGTCATGCAGGGGGACGAACCGGCTTCCCGGGAGGAGGCCGGGGCAGCCGTGCTGTATTCCTTCCTTCAGGCTGTAATCAGCGCGGAGGTCAAAGGAGTTGTGGCCGGAATGGAGCAGGAGCTCCTCCCGTTCAAGGCCAATTACCGCCGGGGGCGGTCGCCATTGACCGAGCTGTGGTGGAACAGCCTGCTTACGGGCAGCCGCGACATCCCCGTTCAAGGCACTCCCGCCGAGGTAACGGAGCTGCTGGCGGAGGTGAACTCCGCAGCGGACAACGATATTCCGCGCTTCGGAGCGGCGGAGGAACAGAGCGGACAGCTCGGCCTCGGACTAAGGCTGGAGCCGCCGGGAGAAGACGGTGAGATATGGCGGTTGTCCTTCTGGGCAGAGGGGCGGGAAGAGAGCGGATTCTGGCTTCCCGCAGCCTCTGTCTGGAGCAGTGGTGAACGGGAATTTATGCTTTGGGGCAAACGCTATAAGGGAATCCAGGAACAGCTGCTTGCGGCGCTGGGGCGGGCGGCGGAATTGTCGCCGGATATTTCACGGGCGCTCGAATTCCCCGCTCCGACCGGCGTGGATCTTGGGCCGGAACGGCTGTATTATTTCCTTAAGGAGACCGTACAGGAGCTGACTAATCGGGGAATTACCGTCCAGCTTCCGTCGCGCTGGAGCAAAGAGGGACGCCGCCGTATCGGCATGAGACTCAAGATGCGGCTGCCGGAGATGCCAAGCGGTTCCCAGCCGCTTGCGCTCGGTATGGAGACGCTCGTTTCCTTCAGGATCGAGGCTTCGCTTGGCGACAGTTCCGTCAGCGCGGAGGAACTGAGCGCGCTGCTGGTAGCCGGAGTGCCTTTCATCAAGTTCCGCGGAGAATGGATTGAAGTGGACCCGAAGGAAATCCGCCAGGTGCTCCGGTACATGAAGCGCCATGAGAGCGGAGAAATGTCCGCATCCGACTGGATGCGTCTTGAGGCGGAGGAAGGGGAAGAGCGGCTGTGGAAGGGAATGCCCGTTACGGGCATGGAAACCATCGGCCTGCTCGCCTCACTCATGCGCGGAGACGCCGCGCGGAGTCTGCCCGCGCGTCCTGTTCCTCTGGAGCTGAAGGGGACGCTGCGCCCTTATCAGGAGCGGGGCTATCAATGGCTGAGCGCTATGAGCGAGCTGGGCTTTGGAGTCTGTCTCGCCGACGATATGGGTCTCGGGAAGACGGTTCAGGTGATTGCCTGTCTGCTGGGCCGTGAGACGGCGGCCGATGGTGAAGCCGCAGCCGGCCGGAACCCAGCGCTCATCTTGTGTCCGACCTCACTGCTTGGCAACTGGCAGCGGGAGCTGCTGCGCTTCTCGCCTTCACTGAGCGTCTATATTCATCACGGAAGCCGCAGATTGCGGGGCGAAGACTTCCGGGAGCAGGCCGCAGGGCATGATATCGTGCTGACCTCGTACCATTTGGCCGGCAGGGACAGCGAGGACCTTGCCTCGGTGTCATGGTCGTCCGTTGTGCTGGACGAGGCTCAATACATCAAAAATTACCGGACCAAGCAGGCGCAGAGCGTCATGCGGCTCACTTCTCCCCACCGGGTTGCCATGACCGGAACGCCGGTGGAGAACAGGCTTGGGGAGCTTTGGTCGATTTTTCATTTTCTGAACCCGGGCTATCTCGGAACTTATCATTCCTTCCGCGAGCGTTACGGGAGCGGCGAAGGGGCGGATCGGCTAAGAGAGCTGCACCGGCTCGTGTCGCCTTTTCTGCTGCGGAGACTGAAGAGCGACCCCGATATTTCCAAGGATCTTCCGGAGAAGCTGGAGCTGAAGAACTACTGCACGCTGACGGAGCACCAGGCATTGCTGTATCAGAGCGTTGTGAACGATATGCTGGATACTCTCGGAGGAAGCTCGGGCATGGCGCGGCGGGGGCTGGTTCTGTCTTCGCTGACGAAGCTGAAGCAAATCTGCGATCATCCGCAGCTCTTCCGCAAGGAGGAAGTCCGGCAGGGCCGACATGATCAGTCCGGCAAAATGGAGACCATGTTCGAGGTGCTGGACAGCATCGCGGAGCTTGGGGAATCGGCGCTCATTTTTACCCAGTATGTGTCGATGGGCGAGCTGCTGGTGAACAGACTGGCCAAGCGCTACGGTAAGATGCCGCTGTTTCTGCACGGGGGCGTTCCAAAAAGGGATCGTGACGAAATGGTCCGCTCTTTCCAGGAAGGGGAGGGAACGGCGTTCTTCGTCCTTTCGCTGAAAGCGGGCGGAGTGGGGCTGAACCTGACAAGGGCCAATCACGTCGTGCATTACGACCGCTGGTGGAACCCCGCAGTGGAGAATCAGGCGACAGACCGTGCGTTCCGGATCGGACAGCATAAGAACGTGCAGGTCCACAAGCTGATCTGCCAAGGAACGCTGGAAGAGCGGATCGACGAACTTATCGAACGGAAAAAGAATCTGTCCGAGCAGGTCGTCGGTTCCGGAGAGAATTGGCTCACCGAAATGCCCGATCACGAGCTGAAGGAACTGATTGAGCTGCAAAACCAGGATTGGATGTAG
- a CDS encoding GTP pyrophosphokinase — protein sequence MPALYRLALNELENKMETLKTEWEMRDGYSPIEHIKRRIKEPKSILQKLERKGHAFSFENIEKHIHDIAGMRIVCAFVKDIYRLADHLSSREDIRVLEIKDYIAHPKPNGYQSLHVIVAVPLILLEGTRWVKAEIQLRTLAMDFWASMEHILYYKFDQQLPPHVAEELKNAARAADELDKKMLRLRREILELSEGAENTKKQK from the coding sequence ATGCCCGCCCTCTACCGTCTTGCCCTGAATGAGCTGGAGAATAAAATGGAAACACTGAAGACCGAATGGGAAATGCGGGACGGTTACAGTCCGATCGAACATATCAAGCGCCGGATCAAGGAGCCGAAGAGCATCCTGCAAAAATTGGAGCGCAAAGGCCACGCCTTCAGCTTCGAAAATATTGAAAAACATATTCACGATATCGCCGGTATGCGGATTGTATGCGCCTTTGTCAAAGATATATACCGGCTTGCCGATCATTTGAGCAGCCGGGAAGATATTCGCGTGCTGGAAATCAAGGATTACATCGCCCACCCGAAGCCAAACGGGTATCAGAGCCTGCATGTGATTGTCGCCGTGCCGCTCATTCTTTTGGAAGGAACCCGCTGGGTAAAAGCCGAGATCCAGCTGCGCACACTAGCGATGGATTTCTGGGCGAGCATGGAGCATATTCTCTACTACAAATTCGACCAGCAGCTTCCTCCCCATGTTGCGGAAGAGCTGAAGAACGCCGCACGCGCCGCCGACGAACTGGACAAGAAAATGCTGCGTCTGCGCAGGGAGATTCTGGAGCTGTCGGAAGGAGCGGAGAATACTAAAAAGCAGAAATAA
- a CDS encoding zinc ribbon domain-containing protein, translating into MNLLQRIKDGANRVSEKAQNSVEIGKLNSGISDIEREMEMEFMKMGKLFYEGYRSRDLTLAESQMIEHSRSCLRLQDKIDALRSRIAELRNERLCKCGYIVGLDANFCPHCGQKLEQTAKTSAQAYHQEPEAALPDEPEAAPEQRPEEPYGYMYMESEEEELPIPLEEYAGNVQGPKTERRIADELERERERQLELDRRIRDWQSKEREETEGDTGPREMVKCQICRADLPKGSMWCPRCGSEQI; encoded by the coding sequence ATGAATCTGTTGCAGCGCATTAAAGACGGAGCCAACCGGGTTAGCGAAAAAGCGCAGAACTCTGTGGAGATCGGCAAGCTGAACAGCGGGATTTCCGATATTGAACGTGAAATGGAAATGGAATTTATGAAGATGGGCAAGCTCTTTTATGAAGGCTACCGTTCCAGGGATTTAACGCTGGCTGAAAGTCAAATGATTGAGCACTCCCGTTCCTGCCTTAGACTTCAGGATAAAATCGACGCTCTGCGCTCGCGCATTGCCGAACTTAGAAATGAACGGCTCTGCAAATGCGGATATATTGTAGGGCTGGACGCGAACTTCTGCCCGCACTGCGGACAAAAGCTGGAACAGACTGCGAAGACTTCGGCCCAGGCTTACCACCAGGAGCCGGAAGCGGCCCTGCCGGACGAACCGGAGGCAGCCCCGGAACAGAGACCGGAGGAGCCCTACGGCTATATGTATATGGAGAGCGAGGAGGAGGAGCTGCCGATCCCGCTGGAAGAATACGCCGGGAACGTGCAAGGCCCAAAGACTGAACGACGGATTGCCGATGAACTAGAGCGGGAGCGGGAAAGGCAGCTTGAGCTCGACCGGCGTATCCGGGATTGGCAGTCGAAGGAACGGGAAGAGACGGAAGGCGATACCGGCCCCCGCGAGATGGTAAAATGCCAGATCTGCCGGGCGGACCTGCCCAAAGGCTCCATGTGGTGCCCGCGCTGCGGATCGGAACAGATTTAG
- a CDS encoding TrmB family transcriptional regulator: MEQLLLHLRSLGFTEMESKIMVELAAIGQSSGYEVAKRLGVSRSNVYAALQRLTQQGYVRCGDGEPARYSVLAPEELAKMISGRVQASLAFVENEMPRGGSVSTTFYNVEGERNVMDALIRQLNEAEHEIIVDVWREEASLLRSELEQAERRGVRLLWAFDGGNAASPYLQWPPLEEQEESEGRKFSFVVDRRWCMLGMRGGDGTAQAVVTEHRVLVELLLGHFTQEMVLFELEQDMGPELERRYGHRYGSIYRKYIGSDEEDEEDLMEVQTPGNTRDDS; the protein is encoded by the coding sequence ATGGAACAATTGCTGCTGCATCTGCGCAGTCTGGGCTTTACGGAAATGGAGTCCAAAATCATGGTGGAGCTGGCGGCGATCGGACAATCTTCCGGATACGAGGTGGCGAAACGGCTTGGCGTCTCCAGGTCGAATGTGTATGCCGCGCTCCAGCGCCTGACCCAGCAGGGCTATGTGCGCTGCGGCGACGGAGAGCCCGCGCGGTACAGCGTTCTGGCTCCGGAAGAGCTGGCAAAGATGATTTCCGGCCGGGTTCAGGCGTCGCTGGCCTTCGTCGAGAACGAAATGCCGCGCGGCGGCTCGGTCAGCACCACCTTTTATAATGTGGAAGGCGAACGCAATGTGATGGATGCGCTGATCCGTCAGCTGAACGAGGCGGAACACGAGATCATCGTCGATGTGTGGCGGGAGGAAGCCTCGCTGCTGCGCAGTGAGCTGGAACAGGCCGAGCGCCGCGGTGTTCGGCTGCTCTGGGCGTTCGATGGCGGCAATGCCGCAAGCCCTTACCTTCAGTGGCCGCCTCTAGAAGAGCAGGAGGAATCCGAGGGACGGAAATTCTCCTTTGTGGTCGACCGCCGGTGGTGTATGCTCGGTATGCGTGGCGGTGATGGAACGGCTCAGGCCGTCGTTACGGAGCACCGGGTGCTGGTGGAGCTGCTGCTGGGCCATTTTACTCAGGAAATGGTACTGTTTGAGCTGGAACAGGATATGGGGCCCGAATTGGAACGGCGCTACGGCCACCGCTACGGGAGCATATACCGTAAATACATTGGAAGTGACGAAGAAGACGAAGAGGACCTTATGGAGGTCCAAACTCCGGGGAACACTCGGGATGACAGCTAG
- a CDS encoding xanthine phosphoribosyltransferase produces MELLKQKVISEGIVLAKGVLKVDSFLNHQMDPFLMREIGREFKELFAEEGITKVLTIESSGIAPGIMAALEFGVPLIFARKQKSLTLTEDIFVEKVYSFTKRETNEITVSKKFFAPGERVLIIDDFLANGEAAFGLTRIVEQAGASVAGIGIVIEKSFQPGRKLLLEAGYRVESLVRIASLEDGKVTFVEEE; encoded by the coding sequence ATGGAATTGTTGAAGCAAAAGGTAATAAGCGAAGGCATTGTGCTCGCCAAGGGTGTTCTGAAGGTGGACTCTTTTCTCAATCACCAGATGGACCCGTTCCTGATGCGTGAAATCGGACGCGAGTTCAAGGAGCTGTTCGCTGAGGAAGGGATTACGAAGGTGCTGACCATTGAATCCTCGGGCATTGCTCCGGGTATTATGGCGGCGCTGGAGTTCGGGGTTCCGCTTATCTTCGCACGCAAGCAGAAATCGCTGACCTTGACGGAGGATATTTTCGTGGAGAAGGTCTATTCTTTCACCAAAAGAGAGACCAATGAAATCACCGTCTCCAAAAAGTTCTTCGCTCCGGGCGAGCGTGTGCTGATCATCGATGATTTCCTGGCCAACGGCGAGGCCGCATTCGGCCTGACGCGGATTGTGGAGCAGGCGGGCGCTTCGGTGGCCGGCATCGGCATCGTGATTGAGAAATCATTTCAGCCCGGCCGGAAGCTGCTTCTGGAAGCGGGCTACCGGGTGGAGTCGCTCGTGCGTATCGCATCGCTGGAGGACGGGAAGGTTACCTTCGTCGAAGAGGAGTAG